CACTGTTACATTATCACTACCTATGATACGTCACTCtgactgtttatttattcttgtcAGCTGACTGAGAACTGAAGGTACCCTTAAGTGTAACCTTAAATGACTAATGTTGACTTAACCCAAGAAAACACTAAATTAACACAACACAGAATGGTACGCCAAACAAAGAAACTCACCGAAAAAATGATGAGCAACCGCTTAAGAATTAATTTTCTGCTAACATTGCGAAAACGAAGTGAAAagatgaacaaaacaaaaaagtcgcTAAAAAATGGCAAGACATCGAAATGAATCTAAATGGTTAAACCGTCGCACCTTTGTTGTAATGTAGCAGTAAAGCAGTACTAGCAAACTATAATTGCAAACGTTCCGCAAGACCAGGACGTTTGTCCTTTGCCATTTTGATGTGCTGTAACGTCATTGCAAGATGTTTTTCCAGTGCATCCGCTTCAGCACTAACATCCAACTGAACGGCATTGTCTTTGGTGCGGGAAACCAATTCCACTAGCATGTCCTCAGTCACCTGAGCATAATTAAACATGACATTACGGAGCAAGTAAATATACAATTTAGGGAGACACTCTAGTAGAGAGACTTACTGACTTCTGTCAAGAACCTATTTACACACTATAAGAAATGAAGTAGAGTCactcaaaaaattaataagacACCAATAACATGAGAAATTATCGGGACATTAGTTCCTTTGATAGTGCTCCTATAATGTCCTTGCAGGTTTTTAGTTCTTCTTAACCAGTAAACAATCTCGTCAACTTACATTTAAAACACAATGGggacagaaataaaaaatggtgctgaatgaaaaaaaaaaaaatgacacaaaTGTAGGCTAGCAAAGTCGAAAAGAGTTGGattcttattattaaatttagaGGGAGCTAGATTTATGGGAACTTCATTTATGACaaaaatctattaaaaaaaggTACTCTAACGCAAGGCGCTGGAAAAGTCCAGCTAATACATACCTCCATGCAATTATCTTCATAATAATATAGGAGCGTGTTAATGATCTGAATGAAAAGCTGTTGTTGTACGATTGGTTCCAAACATTGCGTAGCGATCTGAAAGATTAATGACTCGACGTTTAAATGAAACATAGTCATCAAAACGACAATATCGAGTAAAAACGACTTCTTCCTACACAGCaaattctgaaagaaacaaggcgaaagaaaaagagaacaattctgtttcatatttttttgtacGTTGCTTGCTGAACACTGCAGTGATAACGGTCGTCTCAGCTTGAGTCAACCTCTTTGCTTAATTAGAAATCTAATTTTGTGCACTTCAGGAAGAATCGATccaataatttaataatttacaAGGGTCAAATACCCAAATAAATAAGAGTGATTCAAAACAATCACCTTTCCGGCTTTTTTGAGCACTTCCACCACTTTGTCACCATTTCTCATCTGTCCTCCGGACTCTGCCGTTTCACCTTTCCAGTACAGTGCCACCACTGTGCAAAGTGTACGCACTTGATCCGCCTGAAAATTTACCGAAATAGGTAGCAATGACAATATGAAAAGTTTGGAAGCCACCTTCTTGAACATCTTAGCGGCAGCTGCAACAACGATCTGCCCTGCTAAAGTATGCCAGCTCTCAGACGGTAAATTCCGAATCTCTAACATCGTGCCAGTGATTAGCGACATTGCACTAATTCGCTCACGAGATTCAGAAATTTCATCCTCGAACACAGACATGGCCTGGAAAAAATCAGGAGTATCATTTCAAGGTAGTGCGTATCATAAATTGACGTTCCTACAAAGTTGGGCACCAACTgcaaggcgaaaaaaaatcttctaaaaatgACTAATAAGTAATAAGTCTCTtctaaaataagtaataagtagCCGAAATAAGTAAAGCTTGAGTAAAACTCACAATTTAACGGAAACAATCTCGTTAAATAGCGAGCAATATAGGTGTTACTACTTTTCACGGGATTTGTCTCTAAAGAGAAATTGAGATGGAAGAGGCAGAATACCTTTGATATGAATTCGTAGACCACAGAAGCCGCGTCCGGCATGGGAACCTTGTCAGCAACCATAGCGCccttaagaaaaaattcaaaataaaataaggcaGATTTCAATCCAGCTTACTAAAAGGACAAATAAGAGAGCTTGATTAAGGCGTGTTGGAAGTCATTTATGTCTGAATTCTCACGGATGGCTAGAATTCCTTTGGAACTCCATATCTAAATTGAAATCAGAATTCAGCTTCAAAATTCGTACAAATGATAGTTACCACCTCCACTTAAGAACTGTTTCACAACGTAGTTTTGAAATGATCGAATCGAGCGAATGCAGACGCAATCGACCGATTTTAATTGCTCCAATTCTAGATATTTATATTGACCTTCGACAGTCCCGACTTCAATTCTATGAAACTTACAGAGACACTTCTTATAAAATGCCCTTGAgtggaaattaatttttatagtCGCTAACCTTCGTTAAGCTATCGTCAGTTGCAACATTTCGACATAAACTATGGAAATACGATGAAAGTACATCATACCTCCAGGTACAACTTCAAAGGCAGATCTGACATTTCCGCAGTGGTGATTAATGCACCGATCGTTCCCATGGCacacataaacattttgcgCATTTTTGCTTCCCAATTTTCCTGAAACACGATTGAGGGGAGTAGTTACGAATGAGGAACAACAAAATAGGATACTTTACCTCATCCTTCAAATCTACAAATCGTAAGATTAATTTGTACAGTTCAAAAACAATTGGGGCTAGGGTGTATCTTATCCGAACTTTTCCTCCAGCACCTAATATTTTCCTTGCATTGTTCAGCAACTGAAAAACGTTTCAAATTAGTACAGCTGTAAACTATTCAAGCGGCAAAATCATATTTGACAATTTCTAATAAGGTACAAATCCCTACATAGGGAATAAACCAAAACTAGCAAAACTACGAGGTAGCAAAAAttgtccccccccccctaagAAAGTCACAAAAAAAGTTAGCAAAAAAGATGCTGACCAAAAACTGTTCATCTGGTGAATCAGCCTGGATAAGATGAACAAGTCGTGCCACTAGGTGTTGCTCGTCTTCAAAGTCCTCATTCTCCTAAAAAATTAACGACATTTTAGAAATGTCAGAGAACAATGGACCGACAAATAGACAATTAAAATACCGTCGCATTAGGAGGTTGATCTTGTTGATCTACCAATACCGAGTGCAAGACAGCACACATTACGGCTACATCCTCCTCGGTTCGCATCAAGGTACCGTATTCGAGCATGTTCTATGCAACAACATTTGACAAAATTGCATCTTAGTGATTAGCttgtcacaaaaaaagaggaataaatGGGAATCCTCATATTACTAATTCTACGTGCAAAACCAGATCAACCTCTCACCTGGATGATATAGGATGATGCCAGACAGCGCCCATGATAATTGAAACATTCCATCACCGGTACGAACTCAGTGAGCTCAGCAACCTTCAAAGCGTTGTTATATTCGTCCACTGGTAGTCGCAGCAACTTCATTAATTCTCGACCAACGGCATCGAACGGTTCTATCCTAAATTTTGCATGCGGTGAATCCATACTTcttcaaatgaagaaaaacttaaAACAAATGATATACAtataccacaaaaaaaagtttcaaagaaCTCAAATTTGAGTTCACCCTCGTCATAAGttaggataaggataaaggataaagtcactggcgtatcaatacACTTGGGACGCGTCAACGCGTTCTACTGTAATTCGTAACCGTTTCTTCATTAGGCTAATATCCGTAACGGATATTAGcacaatgaagaaatgaataacACACACCTTCCAgcacgcaaaaaaaacatgagtcAGTAAACTAAACTATCGaataaaaaacatttctattcTGTGACTAAGTGGAATGCAGCGCATTTCCCTGACCAAGGTATAAGAAAACCTTGCAGTCGcattaaaataagaataaatatatttcCAACTCacgctgttttcttcttctcttccagaaTGCATTTGAGGCTCCCGAATGATGTATTTGCAAACTCAGGTTTGTCGGGATAGCATTTTATCGCTAAACTAACCAATGCAGCCTTAAATAGAGCTTTTTTGTGTGCAGTTCTTCAAAGACGGATTAACAAATATATTCCTCACATAAAGCGAAACAATGTCTTCTAATGGCATATCTGTACGATTCTTCACAAGATTTTTCGCTTGCTCCGAGAAAATGTCGAATAGCTGTATCTAAAGGTAAGAATGTCAAGTTATAAACGTTAAAGATAGAAATACAAAGATAGGAGCATAAACCTTACATCTGCAGGTATCCCTTTGCCTTCGGGGTTTGCAGCAAAATGTGCAAGCCTCTCAATCAAAGCAATGAGAATGTTCTTCACATTGACCTcctaaaacaaaataacaaaacattaTATCGCAAAATCCTTGCTGAACATTCGATTGACACCTTACTTAAGAAACCACAGTAATAGTgcatcaaattcaaatttgagaaaaacgtACCGGCACTAAATCACCGCACGCCCTGAGAAATTCGTTCAGCGTCGCTAAGTGAAAATCATCACCAAACACTTGGATTACACATTCCATAAGGTATTCCTGAAACGGCAATACTTCTTGCGAACTATTTTTTCTGTAACGAAAGTGTAGTTCGAATTCCATCAAATAGTGActtttcaaaagtgaaagaaaatgagaaagagaAGGATCTGAGGAACACTCGAAACCAATGTAAAATTTGTAACTGATAGCGTCAGATCtgttcaaaaaatgagaaaaaaaaaccagaagaaacaaaatgtgTGCTAACTTCAAAGGAAAGGATTAATACCTGCGATATGTGATCTCGACAGGATACAACCTGCTCCAAGATGCTTGGGAGTACTTCTTTAACGTACATGTCTTCGGTAAGGTTTTCCAACTGCGACAATCGAACGAGATTTGTACCAACAAGTATTCTACAAGCAAACACTAACCTGGAGAAAAcaattctaaataaataacttttttttcttcctttctcttttacTGTTAAATCGGCGCCTCCAACAAACTAAACCAGTTATTAAACGAAACTAGAGTAAAAAAATgtctcaactgttcttcgaaaaacaatgaatactCTGCAAGAACATAACCGCGCAAAGGTTTCTGCAAAATCTTGGTGGTAGAAACATTGCTTCACTCAAAATCGGAACAAGACCAGCGAGCAAAAATGGTGGTCGTATACGTAAAAGGATTGGTTGATTTCATGGCCAACAGAAGCTTCCCCTTTAGAGTGAATAACGATAAAGCGATAGCCAAACGCAACTATATAGAATCACCCAAAGGTTGCAATAAAAACTGTTTTAGTAGTAACCAAACTGACCGCAATTCCATTCTatccttttctctcttctcccTCTCCCTAGATGGACCTTGGTGTTGCATCCGAACCCATAATTTGTTCATCTCCGCAAAGTTCACTAGCACAAAGTGAATTGCGTCTGAGACGGTTCCGTCACAATCGCGCGGCTCTTTGTCCGACTCGGGCAAATCATTCACCCTAAATATTTTCATCGGTGCCATCATTTGCATAAAACTGGAACCCCGATTCGTGTAATAGTTGTAACATTTTTTGCTACTCCGTTAACTAACTATAACAACAGAAgtagttattattttttgaagtaccACTACCAGTATCACTGCAATATCTGTAGGAAAATGCGTTGTTATCCTCAGTCTGCAGGAATTAAATGCAATAAATATTCTGCACAGTCAAATGGACACATTAGTGTTTGAAAACCTCATTTCACGCACGCAGACCACGAACTTATTTAACTTATTCCAAAACACCGCTTATGCAATTGATAAAATGTATTAGAACtttctctacaaaaaataaaataaaatataagcgATGGAAAGACGATTTGCGGTGATGAGAGAGAAGTGTGGATACATCAGCGAACTTTTTAACAATTGATAGTATTGAGTTTGACAAATGCACTCATTCTAGTGGGTCACTCAGGATTTCGGTGCTTTGAGGAAAGGAGCGGTGCCTATTTAATAACTATCAGCGACGTAGTACTGTTGTCCTGATCATTCCTTACCTATTGCTTAGTGATTGCTGTTGAACTCAAACACGAATTCTGTTAAAAGAGAAAGGCATTCAAAAAGTTGTGAGTTGTGCAACAAATGAGCAGCACTCTTTCTTTACTCAACAACATGTTGAGCAGTTTTGCAAGCACtaataaacattttaaaaaaaacgtactcTGTTGTAGTGAGATCAGGATTATCTGGAAGCAGCGTTCGGGTGCTCTGCAATAAATAATTCCTCAAGAAGAGACCCCGCAAAGGATGTTGCACACCACGACACATCTCCACGAGATCACTGAGGATATTTCGTCGAGTATCCTCACCGCATTTAATGTATACGACTCCAATAGTTATCAGGAGATACCTGAAATCAGTAGCTTAGTAGAGGAAATTCCTTTCCAAAAGTGTTCGAATAATTCTCAGAACAGAAAGAGAagggaaaatgaaagaaacgaGCTCACAGTCTTGGCACTATTGCACCAGCATATTGCACACATTCGTatagattttcaattttcgtcTTATCCCTTTCATGTTCATCCACTAAGAATGACTCTAGGTGTTGTAATTCGCTAATAGCATCcatatcttaaaaaaaaatacttcagcTGTACGATAAGTGGGAAAACCATACGCGACAAACGTAGAACAGAGTAAAacaattgagaaaaatgcaacagaactagaaagagaaaaggaagttaCTCACATAACCTGTAGTAAAATTTTGGTGACAGATCGCTAGTCTTCAACTCACTCAAAAACTGAGAAGCGTGCTTCAGAGCATCCATCGTTTCACCCTGAAGCAAATGgatagaaattaagaaaacaagTGCTCAAATGCAGCATTCGCAGAACTTTTGCTTCTAAGCAATCAACCGATATCTcctattttatctatttctcGGTAGAAAGGAGTATATTTACGATAGTGAGGAGCCGTACACTCCTCAcatgaagggggtctagctcatgaggTTCAGcgcaagtgatgaggatccctttgccaaccgtccagaagtaaagggggtcggagcaccggcccCCACTATCGCATGTATCGAAAAGACTGTTGCTGTAAGACAGTCAGGGAACAATCACAAGCTCTCGCGAATATATTAGGAAGATAAGAGATGAATGGATGATGTGCCGATTTATACGTTTTTGAATACGAAATAATGGTCTGGTTCTTATGTAATGTACTACATAAGCATTAATTCAAACATGGTGCAGGCAAATGTTTCCGAAGGAGTCCTAGTTCCTAAGAGTATCCTTGAATAACGCTCTGATAGATTTTAGACAGAACCAGCACGTACATTTAACCTTCTCCTCATTTAATTCCAAACCATTGAAAAACCAACCTTGTCGAGACAACGCTTCATTTCTAATGATTCCGCCCTAACAACTCGAGTGGCATTTTCTAACAGCTTCTCTTGCTCCGAATTTATTGTGGCGTCGTTCTTCATTCTGAAATTGATGACTAAGCTATGAATGTTAAAGAAAAgctaataataaagaatatgCGTTAATGTACAAGAGATTGCAGATATGTTAAGAATATCAAACCATAAAATCAAagtaatttttcgttttagaagagaaaatatcGCACTAGAGGGGAACACAAAGCAACATTTGGGCCCTTGCCtcattttgtcattttgtAACAACAAAGAAGAATCATAAGAGGGCAAAACAAGCgcacatcgtacaaaacaacaagGTTGCCgcaaaactaaagaaaaaagacgaataaaACAGTAAATATGCTTATATCAATTTGTATAAGACACAACAAGAGAAAgagtaaaagagaagaatcaaggaaaaagaataaataaatgcaaataaataatgtaataaatacaaagaaaacaaataagcaaTGAAACGGGAGATCCCTGGTATCTCTAAGAAAGACAACTTTCGCGGTTGACTGCATGCACAGAGTTAATGAATAAATCAAGTACGAAAACAAGTATCCTGCCAAGATATCCACATCGACAAAAGTCCCACGAAGAAACTGTTAATGATTCCTTACGCGTAACAGTGTGCGTAGCattgaatcgaaaaaaagaactgaaatcaTAATCAGCTAGCTGGCCGCATGGCCACGATGCTCTAAACAGCAAGCGGATGCGGACAGCTGTAAGTGGTTATGTCGTAGGGAAAAGTTAATGATGTCAGTGTTAGTCAGCGACTTTTTGTCGATGTTCTATTGATGTTGAAGGGGTTTTTGTCAACATTTACATGCTTCGCGAAAAAGGAAGcctccggtttttttttgttcacggAGTTGCTGGTGATTCTGCAAAACGATGCCACTCGAATTGTGTGTTGTCCTTCTCGAatatgaaagagaaagaaaattcatggtgtgtggtgcatttgcacaatCAGGGGAAGGGCAatatcaaaacgaaatgaagcagggtagagttgcgtaagtggctgcgttTGAAGCGATCCGGTGAAGCGAAGTGGTTACGATCGAGgcaggacccttgctagcaccactcatcgctgcagttcgcgatgttCCCACCTCAAACGTAGCCGTTGGCTTCATCGCGCTGCTTCGACTGCAGCCGTTTACGTAACGGCACCGAACTTCATGTTGTCTTGACCAGACTATAGTTATTTCTTTTCCCCATGACTAAGGACAATGTTAAATAAGTCAATAACTCAATATGCTCATTGCATGGAACGGTCCCTACATCTCAGTTGCAccctactcttttttttatcccgAGCATCCTGCACTTGTCATGGATGTGATCACGATCATGTTTTTGTCTGTCATTTACCCTTGACTCTGCTCTTGTAATGAAGAACGTACTGCAGTGATAAGAGGACATCATTGTACCCGAGCATGGTTCGAGATCGTGAAAGcacaaaccaagcctttcatcattcCAGAGAAATAAATAGCTGGGCTAAAAGGGAGTAAGGGGAGCAGTCAAGGCTGCTCTAATCGAAATGCTAATTAGAGCACAGAAATCGTCTTTACAATAACTGTCAAATGCGGACTGCAGAGGAGCCATCTCTCAGGCCATTATCGGTTGCTATTCTTCGTCGGAAGTGCTACATGATATGACTTGGCTATTCACCTCCAGTATCAACTGCTTGGAGAGTTTGGAAAAGTTAGAACCTCAGTAATCCCAGCTAAATTTTCTCCTATCTCTATATCTATAGCTATAtctatctctttttcttaGTAACGGAAAAAGGCGAACGTAAGCGAATGAGCGAGAAGAACTATTTATGTGAAGTAGAGAATCATTAGAAAGTATCGGAGAATTGATGTGTAGCACGGAAGAAGAACCTATTTGTCGTGAGTCTAAGCAATCCATTTGATAGTTAAAGACAATTTTGTGCTCTAAGTGTGACTCTTGCGCTCCAAGTACAGTTCGAATAGAGCAGGCTTGAATGCTCCCACCCATTGACTCTTTTTGCGCACAAATTTGTTTGGCAAGACAATGATACTAATTTGGCCCGTCGCTTTGCCCTCCCTGGAGAAATTGTCACCGCGTtcatagtcggatcaaaacggccTGGCGTGTTGTGTAGTTGCACACACACTCACTGAAGCCCTTAATTCTagacgttctaacgtacttttttctcctcgtaCCGTTAGCCTACAtctcatagatcctctaaagcAAATGCCTAGGTCCTAGATTCCGAGCTGACTTACTAATTCATTaccagaaataagagtgcgGTTGAGTGGCTCCTCCAACTGCA
This is a stretch of genomic DNA from Necator americanus strain Aroian chromosome II, whole genome shotgun sequence. It encodes these proteins:
- a CDS encoding hypothetical protein (NECATOR_CHRII.G7825.T4); this encodes MKNDATINSEQEKLLENATRVVRAESLEMKRCLDKGETMDALKHASQFLSELKTSDLSPKFYYRLYMDAISELQHLESFLVDEHERDKTKIENLYECVQYAGAIVPRLYLLITIGVVYIKCGEDTRRNILSDLVEMCRGVQHPLRGLFLRNYLLQSTRTLLPDNPDLTTTEVNDLPESDKEPRDCDGTVSDAIHFVLVNFAEMNKLWVRMQHQGPSREREKREKDRMELRILVGTNLVRLSQLENLTEDMYVKEVLPSILEQVVSCRDHISQEYLMECVIQVFGDDFHLATLNEFLRACGDLVPEVNVKNILIALIERLAHFAANPEGKGIPADIQLFDIFSEQAKNLVKNRTDMPLEDIVSLYAALVSLAIKCYPDKPEFANTSFGSLKCILEEKKKTAIEPFDAVGRELMKLLRLPVDEYNNALKVAELTEFVPVMECFNYHGRCLASSYIIQNMLEYGTLMRTEEDVAVMCAVLHSVLVDQQDQPPNATENEDFEDEQHLVARLVHLIQADSPDEQFLLLNNARKILGAGGKVRIRYTLAPIVFELYKLILRFVDLKDEENWEAKMRKMFMCAMGTIGALITTAEMSDLPLKLYLEGAMVADKVPMPDAASVVYEFISKAMSVFEDEISESRERISAMSLITGTMLEIRNLPSESWHTLAGQIVVAAAAKMFKKADQVRTLCTVVALYWKGETAESGGQMRNGDKVVEVLKKAGKIATQCLEPIVQQQLFIQIINTLLYYYEDNCMEVTEDMLVELVSRTKDNAVQLDVSAEADALEKHLAMTLQHIKMAKDKRPGLAERLQLYPLRKTERLRRDGRSEIGPGSLGHVFGSSGDRSRCGWRDDVNASWGAWSLTTLFPFRVWPLLPPWWTLLATIGMVFVTCLYLLHLIAYTYSKYRLHRVVDFDPNAAGVSILKPLLGVDKNLKTNLQSFFTMKFPKFEILFCVKDRHDPAVGIVKQLMDRYPAVDARIFYGGEIVGLNPKINNMMPAYRNAKYPLVMISDAGILMRSDALMDMVNSMTDDVALVTQMPYCKDREGFAGALEQIYFGTSHGRIYLAGNCMQFVCSTGMSSLMRKFVLDECGGLAAFGDVLAEDYFIGLEFSRRGWLSAISTHPALQNSAEPSVSKFHARISRWMQLRIAMLPHMMLVEPLQDCFIAGVIGCLCANHLFDFNPYIYYVVHCIAWCLCDYALNRSIQNGSLPYSISKFARAWAFREVLAPFIYIRAILTPNIHWRNGRFRLHWGGKIKSS
- a CDS encoding hypothetical protein (NECATOR_CHRII.G7825.T3); protein product: MKNDATINSEQEKLLENATRVVRAESLEMKRCLDKGETMDALKHASQFLSELKTSDLSPKFYYRLYMDAISELQHLESFLVDEHERDKTKIENLYECVQYAGAIVPRLYLLITIGVVYIKCGEDTRRNILSDLVEMCRGVQHPLRGLFLRNYLLQSTRTLLPDNPDLTTTEVNDLPESDKEPRDCDGTVSDAIHFVLVNFAEMNKLWVRMQHQGPSREREKREKDRMELRILVGTNLVRLSQLENLTEDMYVKEVLPSILEQVVSCRDHISQEYLMECVIQVFGDDFHLATLNEFLRACGDLVPEVNVKNILIALIERLAHFAANPEGKGIPADIQLFDIFSEQAKNLVKNRTDMPLEDIVSLYAALVSLAIKCYPDKPEFANTSFGSLKCILEEKKKTAIEPFDAVGRELMKLLRLPVDEYNNALKVAELTEFVPVMECFNYHGRCLASSYIIQNMLEYGTLMRTEEDVAVMCAVLHSVLVDQQDQPPNATENEDFEDEQHLVARLVHLIQADSPDEQFLLLNNARKILGAGGKVRIRYTLAPIVFELYKLILRFVDLKDEENWEAKMRKMFMCAMGTIGALITTAEMSDLPLKLYLEGAMVADKVPMPDAASVVYEFISKAMSVFEDEISESRERISAMSLITGTMLEIRNLPSESWHTLAGQIVVAAAAKMFKKADQVRTLCTVVALYWKGETAESGGQMRNGDKVVEVLKKAGKIATQCLEPIVQQQLFIQIINTLLYYYEDNCMEVTEDMLVELVSRTKDNAVQLDVSAEADALEKHLAMTLQHIKMAKDKRPGLAEQKRSDCDGTVDQKLDLDPLDTSSGAAVIGADDVNASWGAWSLTTLFPFRVWPLLPPWWTLLATIGMVFVTCLYLLHLIAYTYSKYRLHRVVDFDPNAAGVSILKPLLGVDKNLKTNLQSFFTMKFPKFEILFCVKDRHDPAVGIVKQLMDRYPAVDARIFYGGEIVGLNPKINNMMPAYRNAKYPLVMISDAGILMRSDALMDMVNSMTDDVALVTQMPYCKDREGFAGALEQIYFGTSHGRIYLAGNCMQFVCSTGMSSLMRKFVLDECGGLAAFGDVLAEDYFIGLEFSRRGWLSAISTHPALQNSAEPSVSKFHARISRWMQLRIAMLPHMMLVEPLQDCFIAGVIGCLCANHLFDFNPYIYYVVHCIAWCLCDYALNRSIQNGSLPYSISKFARAWAFREVLAPFIYIRAILTPNIHWRNGRFRLHWGGKIKSS
- a CDS encoding hypothetical protein (NECATOR_CHRII.G7825.T2), whose translation is MKNDATINSEQEKLLENATRVVRAESLEMKRCLDKGETMDALKHASQFLSELKTSDLSPKFYYRLYMDAISELQHLESFLVDEHERDKTKIENLYECVQYAGAIVPRLYLLITIGVVYIKCGEDTRRNILSDLVEMCRGVQHPLRGLFLRNYLLQSTRTLLPDNPDLTTTEVNDLPESDKEPRDCDGTVSDAIHFVLVNFAEMNKLWVRMQHQGPSREREKREKDRMELRILVGTNLVRLSQLENLTEDMYVKEVLPSILEQVVSCRDHISQEYLMECVIQVFGDDFHLATLNEFLRACGDLVPEVNVKNILIALIERLAHFAANPEGKGIPADIQLFDIFSEQAKNLVKNRTDMPLEDIVSLYAALVSLAIKCYPDKPEFANTSFGSLKCILEEKKKTAIEPFDAVGRELMKLLRLPVDEYNNALKVAELTEFVPVMECFNYHGRCLASSYIIQNMLEYGTLMRTEEDVAVMCAVLHSVLVDQQDQPPNATENEDFEDEQHLVARLVHLIQADSPDEQFLLLNNARKILGAGGKVRIRYTLAPIVFELYKLILRFVDLKDEENWEAKMRKMFMCAMGTIGALITTAEMSDLPLKLYLEGAMVADKVPMPDAASVVYEFISKAMSVFEDEISESRERISAMSLITGTMLEIRNLPSESWHTLAGQIVVAAAAKMFKKADQVRTLCTVVALYWKGETAESGGQMRNGDKVVEVLKKAGKIATQCLEPIVQQQLFIQIINTLLYYYEDNCMEVTEDMLVELVSRTKDNAVQLDVSAEADALEKHLAMTLQHIKMAKDKRPGLAERLQL